The following proteins are co-located in the Hemicordylus capensis ecotype Gifberg chromosome 11, rHemCap1.1.pri, whole genome shotgun sequence genome:
- the UPRT gene encoding uracil phosphoribosyltransferase homolog yields the protein METVMPCHNQRVGSAAAVASSSSEQPEVGGGVVAAGGGGGGSGSRHLRFAEPGGGGSSPSLDGSGEGRYCSANLHSPDAAAAPLSPPGSGPPPPPPAAALPLPAAATSLKLLPMNDQIRELQTIIRDRTASRGDFVFSADRLIRLVVEEGLNQLPFTECTVTTPTGYKYEGVKFEKGNCGVSIMRSGEAMEQGLRDCCRSIRIGKILIQSDEETQRAKVYYAKFPPDIYRRKVLLMYPILSTGNTVIEAVKVLIEHGVQPSVIILLSLFSTPHGAKSIIQEFPDITILTTEVHPVAPTHFGQKYFGTD from the exons ATGGAGACCGTCATGCCCTGCCACAACCAGCGGGTGGGCTCAGCCGCCGCCgtcgcttcctcctcctctgagcagCCGGAGGTGGGCggcggggtggtggcggcaggaggcggcggcggaggcagcGGCTCCCGGCATCTCCGCTTCGCCGagcccggcggcggcgggagcAGCCCCAGCCTGGACGGGAGCGGCGAGGGCCGCTACTGCTCGGCCAACCTCCACTCCCCAGACGCGGCGGCGGCCCCCCTGTCGCCCCCGGGctcggggccgccgccgccgccgcctgctgctgCGCTCCCTTTGCCGGCGGCCGCCACCTCGCTCAAGCTGCTGCCCATGAACGACCAGATCCGGGAGCTGCAGACCATCATCCGGGACAG aACGGCCAGTCGGGGTGACTTTGTATTTTCTGCCGATCGGTTG ATCAGACTTGTGGTTGAAGAGGGCTTGAATCAGCTGCCATTCACAGAATGCACAGTGACCACTCCAACAG GGTACAAGTATGAAGGGGTGAAATTTGAAAAGGGAAACTGCGGAGTCAGTATAATGAGAAGTG GAGAGGCCATGGAACAAGGCTTGCGGGACTGCTGCAGATCCATCCGAATAGGGAAGATTCTGATACAAAGTGATGAAGAGACCCAGAGAGCCAAAGTGTACTATGCAAAATTTCCACCAGATATCTACAGGAGGAAAGTTCTCCTCATGTACCCCATCCTAA GCACTGGCAACACTGTGATTGAGGCTGTAAAGGTTCTTATAGAACACGGCGTCCAGCCCAGCGTCATAATCCTGCTGAGTCTATTCTCTACACCCCATG GTGCCAAATCAATAATCCAGGAGTTCCCAGATATCACAATTTTAACAACAGAAGTTCATCCTGTTGCACCAACACACTTTGGACAGAAGTATTTTGGAACGGACTGA